A single window of Eucalyptus grandis isolate ANBG69807.140 chromosome 1, ASM1654582v1, whole genome shotgun sequence DNA harbors:
- the LOC104440268 gene encoding putative pentatricopeptide repeat-containing protein At1g03510, with protein sequence MHRSSSSSCLISITKVLTSYVSRGWHDRALALFHHMHSSLALPLDPFVFSSVLKSCAAISRPQLGASIHAHVVKSAILSSHFVACCLVNAYGKCVSVSAARHLFDEITHRNAFVWNTMISLYSHANQVDDALLLFEVMDVVPDASTFNSIIAGLSSSDEGSSKAIMFYWRMWELGLKPDLITLLALLPACEGMAALSLVKEIQGYGIRNHIDPHHQLRSGLVEAYGRCGCLSYACAVFDNTKERDVVAWSSLISAYALNGEARAALEIFWQMEQASVQPDGITFLGVLKACSHAGLADEALGYFARMQKFYGLEASSDHYSCLVDVLSRSGRLHDAYEILKDMPVKVTAKAWGALLGACRTYGEVELGEIAGKGLSEVEPGNCANYVLLARIYSSMGRYEEAQRIRREMKEKGVKVDSGSSWVV encoded by the coding sequence ATGCACCGCTCGAGCTCCTCGTCCTGCTTGATATCTATCACCAAGGTCCTGACCTCTTACGTCAGCCGAGGCTGGCACGACCGAGCCCTCGCTCTCTTCCACCACATGCACTCCTCCCTCGCCCTCCCTCTCGACCCCTTCGTCTTCTCCTCGGTCCTCAAGTCTTGCGCCGCCATCTCCCGCCCTCAGCTGGGCGCTTCCATCCATGCCCACGTCGTCAAATCGGCCATTTTGTCGAGCCACTTCGTGGCGTGCTGTCTCGTCAACGCGTACGGGAAATGCGTTTCTGTCTCGGCCGCCCGCCACCTGTTCGACGAAATTACCCACAGAAATGCTTTTGTGTGGAATACTATGATTTCGCTTTACTCGCACGCTAACCAAGTTGATGACGCCTTGCTGTTATTTGAGGTCATGGATGTTGTGCCTGATGCTTCCACGTTTAATTCGATCATCGCAGGATTATCGTCATCTGATGAAGGTTCTTCCAAGGCAATTATGTTTTATTGGCGAATGTGGGAATTGGGTTTGAAGCCGGATCTTATAACATTGCTTGCGCTATTGCCTGCATGTGAGGGCATGGCAGCTCTGAGTTTGGTTAAGGAAATCCAAGGTTATGGGATAAGAAACCACATTGATCCTCACCATCAGTTGAGAAGCGGCCTCGTGGAGGCTTACGGGCGATGTGGGTGTCTCAGTTATGCCTGTGCTGTTTTTGATAATACAAAGGAGAGAGATGTGGTGGCATGGAGCAGCTTGATATCAGCCTATGCACTTAATGGGGAGGCAAGAGCTGCGCTGGAGATTTTCTGGCAGATGGAGCAGGCAAGTGTGCAACCTGATGGCATCACATTTCTTGGAGTGCTGAAAGCTTGTAGCCACGCAGGGTTGGCCGACGAAGCATTGGGCTACTTTGCTAGAATGCAGAAATTCTATGGGTTGGAAGCAAGTAGTGATCACTATTCATGTTTAGTGGATGTATTAAGCAGAAGTGGGAGGTTACATGATGCTTATGAGATTTTAAAGGACATGCCAGTTAAGGTGACCGCAAAGGCATGGGGAGCTCTTCTAGGGGCATGCCGGACTTATGGGGAAGTGGAGCTCGGAGAGATTGCTGGGAAAGGGTTATCTGAGGTAGAGCCTGGTAATTGTGCTAATTATGTTTTGTTGGCCAGAATCTACTCTAGCATGGGGAGATACGAGGAGGCCCAGAGAATTAGAAGGGAAATGAAGGAGAAGGGAGTGAAGGTTGATTCTGGTAGTAGCTGGGTGGTGTGA
- the LOC104440277 gene encoding putative F-box protein At1g49610, with product MMEQRRDFDGENGTSRRTRAKGIAQSEPGVDRIRALPDSILIRILSLLPARDAARTLVIPSFGRLWTSIYDLDFDWFVYHDCSGNSSWHCCSYDEGALSRFAELVRRVLALHQGGRIRKFRLRFEFSIDRQLDELMPLELEPEELEIMIRNGGLAGEVNRWIEFAASRNVEVLDLDFLACGLSNVGYKYELPSFVLQSSFLTELKLVSCKVNLSADIVMRALKVLCLKEIALSDDSIKNFIDGCPVLESLTVLDCYGLCELNCGSQELRSVTVAPGILEESRVKVACPNIKSLSISGWIERLELESLSSLRDASIDFCDCFLCVPDEYCEVQKILEELHHVRVLTMHHHPILVLTVWELMNLPCPSNSWQRLILRTMLTKWHLPGIANVLRSSPSLEVLVIHIIPGEVPSIDAQEAWLQLYKICEGNYWDLQDRSFGCLANCLRIVRVSGDIMKDHVIQLVQFLLREALVLQKLVVSTGPNDSSISVKESKEFSDKLLSFPRGSPQAVVVFSNA from the exons ATGATGGAACAAAGGCGCGATTTTGATGGCGAAAACGGAACCAGCAGGCGCACCAGGGCAAAGGGTATCGCCCAAAGCGAGCCAGGAGTGGACAGGATCAGGGCCTTGCCGGATTCCATCCTGATCCGCATCCTCTCGCTTCTGCCCGCCAGGGACGCCGCCAGGACCCTCGTCATCCCCAGCTTCGGCCGCCTCTGGACTTCGATCTACGACCTGGACTTCGACTGGTTCGTGTACCACGACTGCTCCGGCAATTCGTCCTGGCACTGCTGCAGCTACGACGAGGGCGCCCTGTCGAGGTTCGCGGAGCTCGTCCGCCGCGTGCTCGCGCTCCACCAGGGCGGCCGGATTCGTAAATTCCGCCTTCGTTTCGAGTTCTCGATAGATCGCCAGTTGGACGAACTGATGCCCCTGGAGCTGGAGCCCGAGGAGCTGGAGATCATGATTAGGAACGGGGGATTGGCCGGTGAGGTCAACCGTTGGATCGAATTCGCGGCGAGTAGGAATGTTGAGGTCCTCGATTTGGATTTTCTGGCTTGCGGCTTGTCAAATGTGGGATATAAGTATGAATTGCCGAGTTTTGTTCTTCAGAGCAGCTTCTTGACTGAATTGAAGTTGGTCAGCTGCAAGGTGAATTTATCTGCTGATATTGTCATGAGGGCGCTTAAGGTGTTGTGTCTTAAGGAAATCGCTTTGAGTGATGATTCGATCAAGAACTTCATAGACGGGTGTCCGGTGCTCGAGAGTTTGACTGTACTGGATTGTTACGGCCTGTGCGAGCTAAATTGTGGTTCCCAGGAACTTAGGAGCGTGACGGTCGCTCCGGGTATTCTTGAGGAGTCGAGAGTTAAAGTCGCCTGTCCAAATATCAAATCACTAAGCATCTCTGGATGGATCGAGCGTCTGGAACTAGAGAGCCTATCGTCTCTACGAGATGCATCCATCGATTTCTGTGATTGTTTCTTATGTGTACCTGATGAATATTGTGAGGTCCAAAAGATTCTGGAGGAGCTCCATCATGTGAGAGTGCTCACAATGCATCATCACCCAATTCTG GTTCTCACGGTATGGGAGTTGATGAACTTGCCTTGCCCATCCAACAGTTGGCAGCGCTTGATTCTTAGGACAATGCTGACCAAATGGCACCTCCCCGGAATTGCCAATGTATTGAGAAGCTCCCCTAGCTTGGAAGTGCTAGTTATACACATCATCCCAGGCGAAGTGCCTTCCATTGAT GCCCAAGAAGCATGGCTGCAATTGTACAAGATTTGCGAGGGCAACTACTGGGATTTACAAGATCGCTCTTTTGGATGTCTTGCAAACTGCCTCAGAATTGTCAGAGTGTCTGGCGACATAATGAAGGATCATGTGATTCAATTAGTGCAGTTTTTACTCCGTGAGGCATTAGTTTTGCAGAAGCTTGTGGTCTCTACAGGGCCGAATGATTCTTCTATTTCAGTCAAGGAGTCGAAGGAATTTTCCGACAAGTTGTTGAGTTTTCCCAGAGGTTCTCCTCAAGCTGTAGTTGTGTTTTCTAATGCATGA
- the LOC104440296 gene encoding putative 4-hydroxy-4-methyl-2-oxoglutarate aldolase 1: MALVTTAEVCDANPQLIGSGDLRALQPIFQIYGRRPVFSGPVVTLKVFEDNVLIREFLEEKGNGRVLVVDGGGSLRCAILGGNPVVQAQNNGWAGIVVNGCVRDVDEINGCDIGVRALASHPVKANKKGIGEKHVSITVAGTRICDGEWLYADTDGILISRTELSV, encoded by the coding sequence ATGGCATTGGTCACCACTGCTGAAGTTTGTGATGCAAACCCCCAACTGATTGGGAGCGGTGACCTTCGGGCACTTCAACCTATTTTTCAGATCTACGGACGTCGCCCAGTCTTCTCTGGGCCAGTGGTCACACTTAAGGTCTTTGAGGACAATGTTTTGATTCGTGAGTTTCTAGAAGAAAAGGGCAATGGCAGAGTTCTTGTTGTTGATGGTGGTGGGAGCTTACGATGTGCTATTCTTGGGGGAAATCCTGTTGTTCAGGCTCAAAATAATGGTTGGGCTGGCATAGTTGTGAATGGCTGTGTCAGAGATGTCGATGAGATCAACGGCTGCGATATTGGGGTGAGGGCTTTGGCTTCCCATCCAGTGAAAGCCAATAAGAAGGGTATTGGTGAAAAGCACGTTTCCATAACTGTTGCCGGAACAAGGATCTGCGATGGGGAATGGCTTTATGCCGACACTGATGGAATCCTGATATCCAGAACAGAACTTTCTGTTTAG
- the LOC104440312 gene encoding pentatricopeptide repeat-containing protein At1g03560, mitochondrial: protein MRSLLRPPVSLAARLLLPRSGGASPATAPAALAAVRRVFTDGSLPPPEWVEPFNDVSGLAFPAPQSRPPPSPWVGRILDLLDGSPDMEPKLDGFCRKFLIKLSPNFVSFVLRSGQVKERPDVAVRFFRWAARQGRYKHGIECYVSLIELLSVSGDLDGVARVFAELRDSGFLMTVSAANSLIKSFGSVGMVEELLWVWRKMKENGIEPSLYTYNFLLNGLVDSMFIESAERVFEVMENGRIGPDIVSYNIMVKGFCKVGKTQKAMEKLRDMETKSVEPDKITYLTLIQSCYGEGDFNSCLGLYREMEEKGLEIPPHAYSLVISGLSKEGKCMEAYAVYASMTRNGYRANVAIYTALIDSYAKCRSIEEAMRLFDRMKDDGFHPDEVTYGAIINGLCKNGRLEEALAHFEHCQNSGVTVNTMIYSSIIDGLGKAGRVDEAEKIFEKMADKGCSRDSYCYNALMDAFTKCGKINEALALFRRMEDEGCDQTVYTFTILIAGLFAEHQNEEALKLWDVMIDKGITPNAASIRALSTGLCLSGKVARACKILDELAPMGIIPDSAVEDMINVLCKAGRIKEACRLADGIVVRGREIPGKIRTILINALRKAGNTDLALKLMHSKIGIGYDRVGSFKKRVKFRTLVES from the coding sequence ATGAGAAGCCTCCTCAGACCTCCAGTCTCTCTCGCCGCCAGGCTCCTCCTTCCGCGCAGCGGCGGCGCGTCGCCGGCGACAGCACCGGCAGCGCTCGCCGCCGTCAGGCGGGTCTTCACCGACGGGTCCCTCCCTCCTCCCGAATGGGTCGAGCCCTTCAACGACGTCTCCGGCCTAGCCTTCCCCGCCCCGCAGAGCCGCCCGCCCCCGTCTCCGTGGGTGGGCCGCATCCTCGACCTCCTGGACGGGTCCCCGGACATGGAACCGAAGCTGGACGGCTTCTGTCGCAAGTTCCTGATCAAGCTGTCCCCCAACTTCGTGTCCTTCGTGCTGCGGTCCGGGCAGGTCAAGGAGAGGCCGGACGTCGCCGTTAGGTTCTTCAGGTGGGCTGCTCGGCAGGGGAGGTACAAGCACGGGATTGAGTGTTACGTTTCTTTGATCGAGCTTCTCTCGGTATCTGGGGATTTGGATGGTGTGGCGAGGGTCTTTGCGGAGCTGAGGGACTCGGGGTTCTTGATGACGGTGTCGGCGGCGAATTCTTTGATCAAGAGCTTCGGCAGCGTTGGGATGGTGGAGGAGCTGTTGTGGGTTTggaggaagatgaaggagaacGGTATCGAGCCGAGTTTGTATACCTACAACTTTTTGTTGAATGGTTTGGTGGATTCGATGTTTATCGAGTCGGCGGAGCGGGTGTTTGAGGTGATGGAGAATGGGAGGATTGGACCAGATATTGTGAGCTATAATATAATGGTGAAAGGATTTTGCAAGGTGGGTAAAACCCAGAAAGCGATGGAGAAGCTAAGGGATATGGAAACGAAGAGCGTGGAGCCAGATAAGATCACATATTTGACTTTGATTCAGTCGTGTTATGGTGAAGGGGATTTCAATTCTTGTTTGGGGCTTTACCGTGAGATGGAAGAGAAAGGCTTAGAAATCCCTCCTCATGCGTATAGTTTGGTCATAAGTGGGCTTTCCAAGGAGGGAAAATGTATGGAAGCATATGCAGTTTATGCAAGCATGACTAGAAATGGTTATAGAGCAAATGTGGCAATCTACACAGCTTTAATTGATTCGTATGCAAAATGCAGGAGCATAGAAGAGGCAATGAGGCTCTTCGACAGAATGAAGGATGATGGGTTTCACCCAGATGAGGTCACGTATGGGGCTATCATTAACGGGCTGTGCAAAAATGGGAGGTTGGAGGAGGCACTTGCACACTTTGAGCACTGTCAGAATAGTGGGGTGACAGTTAATACAATGATATATTCTAGTATTATTGATGGTCTAGGGAAGGCAGGGAGAGTGGATGAAGCTGAgaaaatttttgagaaaatggctGATAAGGGATGTTCACGGGATTCTTATTGCTATAATGCCCTGATGGATGCATTTACGAAGTGTGGTAAAATAAATGAAGCACTGGCGCTCTTCAGGAGAATGGAAGATGAAGGTTGTGATCAAACAGTCTACACATTCACGATACTCATTGCTGGCCTTTTTGCGGAGCACCAAAATGAGGAGGCTTTGAAATTGTGGGACGTGATGATTGATAAAGGGATCACTCCTAATGCGGCATCTATCAGGGCTCTATCTACTGGACTTTGTCTCTCAGGCAAAGTGGCTAGAGCTTGTAAAATCTTGGATGAATTAGCACCAATGGGTATCATTCCTGATTCAGCTGTTGAAGATATGATCAATGTGTTGTGCAAAGCCGGCCGTATTAAGGAAGCTTGCAGATTGGCAGATGGAATTGTCGTTAGGGGTCGTGAAATTCCAGGAAAAATACGGACTATTCTTATTAATGCCTTGAGAAAGGCAGGGAACACAGATTTGGCCTTGAAGTTGATGCACAGCAAGATCGGTATTGGCTATGATCGAGTTGGCAGCtttaaaaaaagagttaaaTTCCGGACTCTTGTTGAAAGTTGA
- the LOC104440342 gene encoding isopentenyl-diphosphate Delta-isomerase I, producing MADGADAGMDAVQRRLMFEDECILVDENDNVVGHESKYNCHLMEKIESLNLLHRAFSVFLFNSKYELLLQQRSATKVTFPLVWTNTCCSHPLYRESELIAENALGARNAAQRKLLDELGIPAEDVPVDEFIPLGRMLYKAPSDGKWGEHELDYLLFIVRDVKVNPNPDEVADIKYVNQEQLKELLRKADAGEGGLKLSPWFRLVVDNFLFKWWDHVEKGTLKEAADMKTIHKLT from the exons ATGGCCGACGGTGCCGACGCCGGCATGGACGCCGTCCAGCGGCGCCTCATGTTCGAGGACGA ATGCATCTTGGTGGATGAGAACGACAATGTCGTCGGTCACGAATCGAAGTATAACT GtcatttgatggagaaaatcGAGTCCTTGAATCTGTTGCATAGGGCATTCAGTGTGTTTTTGTTCAACTCAAAGTATGAGCTACTGCTTCAG CAACGCTCTGCCACAAAGGTAACATTCCCCCTTGTGTGGACAAACACCTGCTGCAGCCATCCATTGTACCGGGAGTCCGAGCTCATTGCTGAGAACGCCCTTG GGGCGAGGAATGCTGCACAAAGGAAGCTCTTGGACGAACTGGGCATTCCTGCTGAAGATGTGCCGGTTGATGAATTCATTCCTCTGGGTCGAATGCTGTATAAGGCACCTTCTGATGGAAAGTGGGGAGAGCACGAAC TTGATTACTTGCTGTTCATCGTTCGAGACGTGAAGGTCAATcccaaccccgacgaggtcGCCGATATCAAGTATGTGAACCAGGAGCAGTTGAAGGAGCTGTTGAGGAAAGCCGATGCGGGCGAGGGGGGCCTGAAGCTGTCGCCCTGGTTCAGATTAGTGGTGGACAACTTCTTGTTCAAGTGGTGGGATCATGTCGAGAAGGGGACACTGAAGGAAGCAGCTGATATGAAAACCATTCACAAGCTGACCTGA